CCCTTGGCTCGCTGACCGCCTTTTTCCTTCTTGGCATCCACACTTTTTAGCGTAGAGCCTGGTCCGATGGCGAAGATTGGGGCGTGCGGGGCGTCAAATACAGCGTTTCTCCCGGTTTGCTGAGAAAGAAATACCGCCGCGCCAGTTCGACCACATACTCCTCATTCTCGAGCCGCTTCACTTGTGCGGCAAGGGCTTCTCGCGTGCGGCTAAGGTCGACCGCCTCCTGCTTCAACTGGGCGAGCGTCGCTTCTTGGGCGCGAAGGAGCCGTTCCTGTTCCCACCATTTCTTCGCTGCCCATACGCCAAAGGCCACAAGCAGCGCGAGCAGGATTCGGATGCGGCGCCGGCGCATTCTCGTCTTCGGCACGCGCCATCACCTCATCGGTCTTTGGGCTTTTTCCCCCATCGCCAAATGGTTTTCGCGATTCGCCGCGCAAATCCTGCTCCGGGTGCGAAGATTTTCCGGACCGGGACGAGCAGGACGACCAGAACCTTCCATGCGGCTTTGCCGACGCCCGCGACAAGCCCCGCCGCCGCAAGGATGACCAGCTCCATCACCGCCACGGCCTTCCCCACCGTCCACACGACCGGGCGAACAAGGGCCGCATCGAGGAGCCACATGAGCCCCCAGAGCACGCGCCCGACCAGCGCGAGCAGCACCCCCCACCCCCGCACCATCGGCGCGCTAAGCGTCGCGGCATAAAAAACGGCGCCCGCAGCCAGGCCCAAGAAGGTGTGGGCGCGAACCACACCCCCATTCACGCGATACAAGACCCCAAACACGCCAAGGGCGGCGAGGCTCAAGACGAGCAGGTCAAGGGCGGCCACGACGGTCCGCCCAAAACGAAGGCGCCACTGGATCACGCGGTACAGGTCAAAGAGCGCGCCCAATCCGATGCCGCAGGCCACCGTCAGCCACCAAGAGAGGAGCTGCTCCCGGATGGTCACCGAAACAATCGGCTAAAGAGCCCTTTAGCCCGCTCTCCCGGTGCGCCTTCGTCAAGGTAGCCCATTTCGATGACCTTCCCTTCGATGGCCACCTGCCCCTGTTCCACATTGAGGCTTTTCATGTGCAACTGTTGCCCGCGGATGGCCAAAAACCCGCAGCTGGTCTCGAGGAGAAACTCCTCGCTGTCGAAGCTTTCCACATT
The genomic region above belongs to Calditerricola satsumensis and contains:
- a CDS encoding FtsB family cell division protein, with protein sequence MPKTRMRRRRIRILLALLVAFGVWAAKKWWEQERLLRAQEATLAQLKQEAVDLSRTREALAAQVKRLENEEYVVELARRYFFLSKPGETLYLTPRTPQSSPSDQALR
- the yabP gene encoding sporulation protein YabP: MEGKGRGQLHHEIVMENRKALRITGVINVESFDSEEFLLETSCGFLAIRGQQLHMKSLNVEQGQVAIEGKVIEMGYLDEGAPGERAKGLFSRLFR
- the yabQ gene encoding spore cortex biosynthesis protein YabQ, whose translation is MTIREQLLSWWLTVACGIGLGALFDLYRVIQWRLRFGRTVVAALDLLVLSLAALGVFGVLYRVNGGVVRAHTFLGLAAGAVFYAATLSAPMVRGWGVLLALVGRVLWGLMWLLDAALVRPVVWTVGKAVAVMELVILAAAGLVAGVGKAAWKVLVVLLVPVRKIFAPGAGFARRIAKTIWRWGKKPKDR